Proteins co-encoded in one Desulfitobacterium hafniense DCB-2 genomic window:
- the pstC gene encoding phosphate ABC transporter permease subunit PstC has product MEDTQVRDKIRNNSAQKKHISDKVMPNFFLLMASLSVLTTLGIVIILVTDASKFFSAVPLTEVFSTELAPLRKDPSFGILPLISGTIITTLIAMLVAVPVGLAAAIYLSQFASDKLRRVFKPMMEVLAGIPTIVYGFFAYSFVTPLLMKIIPSLQAKNALSPGLVMGIMIIPMVASLSEDAMNSVPEIIREGSLGLGATKLETAFKVIIPGAISGIMASIVLALSRAIGETMIVTIASGSSKNFTLDITQSMQTMTAYIVEFTSGDAGSGTLGYYSLYAVGLILFIFTLGINLLAQYISRKYREVY; this is encoded by the coding sequence ATGGAGGATACTCAAGTAAGAGATAAAATTCGCAATAATAGTGCCCAAAAGAAGCATATCTCCGATAAGGTGATGCCCAATTTCTTTTTGCTCATGGCCTCTCTGTCCGTGCTCACAACCCTGGGGATTGTCATCATCTTGGTTACGGATGCCAGCAAGTTTTTCAGCGCGGTTCCCCTGACAGAAGTATTCAGCACAGAATTAGCACCCTTAAGAAAAGACCCTTCTTTCGGAATTTTACCGCTGATCAGCGGTACGATCATCACCACCCTCATCGCCATGCTGGTTGCCGTGCCGGTAGGTTTGGCGGCGGCAATTTATTTAAGTCAATTTGCTTCGGACAAGTTGAGAAGGGTGTTTAAGCCCATGATGGAAGTCCTGGCAGGCATACCGACCATCGTGTACGGATTTTTTGCTTATTCTTTTGTTACTCCCCTGCTGATGAAGATCATTCCTTCCCTGCAGGCTAAAAATGCCTTAAGCCCGGGACTGGTCATGGGCATTATGATTATCCCCATGGTGGCTTCCTTGTCGGAGGATGCTATGAATTCAGTGCCGGAGATTATTCGGGAAGGCTCCCTTGGTCTAGGTGCCACAAAGCTGGAGACCGCCTTCAAGGTGATCATACCTGGGGCGATCTCCGGAATTATGGCGTCCATCGTCCTGGCCCTATCCAGAGCCATCGGTGAGACCATGATTGTGACCATCGCCAGCGGCAGCTCCAAGAATTTCACCCTCGATATAACCCAGTCCATGCAGACCATGACCGCTTATATTGTGGAATTTACCAGCGGGGATGCCGGAAGCGGCACCTTGGGTTATTACAGTCTTTATGCCGTAGGCCTGATCCTGTTTATTTTCACTTTAGGGATCAACCTGCTTGCTCAATATATTTCCCGTAAATACAGGGAGGTGTATTGA
- the pstA gene encoding phosphate ABC transporter permease PstA: MISRPKFMIDSQRISNRIRLNNALNYLFSLSTVFSILVLGVLLYQVGLDSMGWLDGQFLTSNLSIFPEKAGIYGAIIGTILMMLIVIPVTIILGVSTAIYLEEYAQKGRLQYLINVNISNLASVPSVIFGLLGLTVFGRLMNLGSSILAGGLTMSLLVLPIVVVAAQEAIRAVPDFLREASYAMGADKWTTVRKVILPVAIPGILTGTILAMSRAIGETAPLVVLGIPTLIMRIPTSVMDDFTVLPIQIYYWTLDAVLKPEYANLAAATIVVLLVILFLMNSVAVIIRNKFQQRF; the protein is encoded by the coding sequence ATGATAAGCCGCCCGAAATTCATGATCGACAGTCAGCGCATCAGCAACAGAATAAGGTTAAACAATGCGTTAAACTATCTGTTCTCCTTATCCACAGTGTTCTCTATCCTTGTCTTGGGAGTGCTCCTTTATCAGGTGGGGCTGGACAGTATGGGCTGGCTGGATGGGCAATTTCTGACCAGCAACCTTTCCATATTTCCTGAGAAGGCGGGGATTTACGGAGCCATCATCGGAACCATCCTGATGATGTTGATCGTTATCCCTGTGACCATCATTCTGGGTGTCTCCACAGCCATCTATCTGGAGGAATACGCCCAAAAAGGCAGACTTCAGTATTTGATCAATGTCAATATATCCAATCTGGCCAGTGTGCCTTCCGTTATCTTCGGCCTATTAGGTCTGACAGTGTTCGGGAGACTGATGAATCTGGGCTCAAGCATTTTGGCCGGAGGCCTGACCATGTCTTTGCTGGTGCTCCCTATTGTGGTGGTGGCGGCCCAGGAAGCCATCCGGGCTGTGCCGGATTTTTTGCGGGAAGCCTCCTATGCTATGGGGGCGGACAAATGGACCACAGTGAGAAAAGTTATTCTGCCCGTGGCCATTCCCGGTATTTTGACCGGTACGATCCTGGCCATGTCCAGAGCCATTGGGGAAACAGCGCCTTTGGTGGTGCTGGGAATTCCGACCCTCATTATGAGAATTCCCACCTCGGTCATGGATGACTTCACCGTATTACCCATCCAGATCTACTATTGGACTTTGGATGCCGTGCTGAAGCCTGAGTATGCCAATCTCGCCGCCGCAACCATTGTTGTCCTGCTCGTCATCCTATTTTTAATGAACTCTGTAGCTGTTATCATCCGCAACAAGTTCCAACAACGCTTCTAA
- the pstB gene encoding phosphate ABC transporter ATP-binding protein PstB: MTKDRSKNESVVFDVQGLNLWYGEDQALKNIKMQIKKNKVTAIIGPSGCGKSTFIKTLNRMIENIPSVKTTGEIIYQGQNIFDKSVRVEELRTKVGMVFQKPNPFPKSIFANVVYGPRIHGIKDKKLLLDIAETSLRNAALWDEVKDRLHDNAYGLSGGQQQRLCIARCLAVQPDVILMDEPTSALDPIATYKIEELMESLKKHYTIAIVTHSMQQAARISDDTAFFLMGDLIEFDKTTEIFSNPKDKRTEDYITGRIG; this comes from the coding sequence ATGACGAAAGATAGAAGTAAGAATGAGAGTGTTGTTTTTGATGTTCAGGGGCTGAATCTATGGTATGGAGAAGACCAGGCGCTTAAGAACATCAAGATGCAGATTAAAAAGAATAAGGTCACCGCGATTATCGGTCCTTCCGGGTGCGGAAAATCGACCTTTATTAAAACCCTGAACAGAATGATTGAGAATATTCCCAGTGTTAAAACCACCGGAGAAATCATCTATCAAGGGCAGAATATCTTTGATAAATCCGTCCGGGTGGAGGAATTGCGGACAAAAGTCGGCATGGTCTTTCAAAAACCCAATCCCTTCCCGAAATCCATCTTTGCCAATGTGGTCTATGGGCCGCGGATTCATGGCATTAAAGATAAGAAACTTTTGCTGGATATTGCAGAGACCAGCCTGAGAAACGCAGCATTATGGGATGAAGTAAAAGACCGGCTTCATGATAATGCTTACGGCCTCTCCGGAGGGCAGCAGCAGCGTTTGTGTATCGCCAGATGTCTGGCAGTCCAGCCGGATGTCATTTTGATGGATGAGCCGACCTCCGCTTTGGACCCTATTGCCACCTATAAGATCGAAGAACTGATGGAAAGTTTGAAAAAGCACTACACCATCGCCATCGTAACCCACTCCATGCAACAGGCCGCCCGGATATCCGATGATACAGCCTTTTTCCTGATGGGAGACCTTATCGAATTTGATAAGACCACAGAAATATTCTCTAATCCGAAAGATAAGCGGACCGAAGATTATATTACCGGAAGAATAGGCTGA
- a CDS encoding sensor histidine kinase — protein sequence MCTKLPEDYEIVFDFAAIGMALLSLEGEFLRVNAYFCQFFGYDPIELSKLLFSKLVHPEDIGLGFQEIQKLLSGEIPTCHLENRFVHKTGEIKWGLSSVSLVRDEMGIPLYSIVQIQDITARKRVEDNLSYRVEFERFVTTLSTGFINCPVDKIDEEITSALEKIGKFLRVDCIFVDQFYEEGRKYQKVMEWNPPGITPFLAPELTVEAVPRRYRKLSEKDGFNYAEKEQTLKAQLLLNIPITQAGENVGFIGVASHQGQSFSEEDIRLIKVVGEVIFSAIQRKQAEIARRNSEQLIAAAFAASPALMMILSMEGKGVIDVNDTFIEVLGYDRSELLNKQSGELSELIRQSDYEHIYETLNQHGTILNREIELITKSGIKRTCLFSAEKIMIGKEMCLLLVSQDITEKKCLEKEMARLERLDLIGQMAAGIGHEIRNPMTTVRGYLQYISKKDKYADEIETFQLMIEELDRANEIITEYLSLSQDRVVDFKRINLNTIIQHLYPILSVHTKMEDKSIELNLGSLPELYLDKKELCQLILNLVRNGLEAMPIKGKLTISTYIQQGNVILEVEDQGRGIPNEIKDKVGTPFFTTKLNGTGLGMAICYSIAERHNALIDLQSGPQGTKVRVKFQGAEEVKA from the coding sequence ATGTGCACAAAATTGCCGGAGGATTATGAAATTGTCTTTGATTTTGCAGCGATTGGCATGGCCTTATTGTCCTTAGAAGGAGAGTTTTTAAGAGTCAATGCCTATTTTTGCCAGTTCTTTGGGTATGACCCGATTGAATTGTCTAAACTGCTATTTTCGAAGCTGGTCCATCCAGAAGATATTGGGCTGGGTTTCCAGGAGATCCAAAAACTTCTCTCAGGGGAAATACCGACATGTCATTTAGAAAACCGCTTTGTGCATAAAACGGGTGAAATAAAATGGGGATTATCCAGTGTCTCTCTGGTACGGGATGAGATGGGGATTCCTCTTTATAGCATAGTACAAATCCAGGATATAACAGCCAGGAAGCGTGTGGAAGATAATTTAAGTTATCGCGTTGAATTTGAAAGATTTGTGACAACACTATCGACAGGATTTATCAATTGTCCGGTAGATAAAATTGATGAAGAAATAACCAGCGCTTTAGAAAAGATCGGCAAGTTCTTAAGAGTCGACTGTATCTTCGTTGACCAGTTTTATGAAGAAGGCAGGAAATATCAAAAAGTCATGGAGTGGAATCCGCCGGGGATAACGCCATTTTTAGCTCCGGAACTGACAGTGGAAGCTGTACCGAGGCGGTATAGGAAATTAAGTGAAAAAGATGGTTTTAACTATGCAGAAAAAGAGCAAACTCTTAAAGCACAGCTGCTCCTTAATATTCCCATAACCCAAGCTGGTGAAAATGTCGGCTTTATTGGTGTAGCCAGCCATCAAGGCCAATCCTTTTCTGAAGAAGATATTCGCCTTATTAAAGTAGTGGGAGAAGTGATATTCAGCGCTATCCAGAGAAAGCAGGCCGAGATCGCCCGCCGGAATTCTGAACAATTAATAGCGGCTGCCTTTGCAGCAAGCCCCGCGCTGATGATGATACTATCCATGGAGGGAAAAGGAGTCATCGATGTCAACGATACCTTTATTGAAGTTTTAGGCTATGACCGCAGTGAATTGCTTAATAAACAGAGCGGGGAGCTTTCAGAATTGATTCGTCAAAGTGATTATGAACATATCTATGAAACTTTAAATCAGCACGGCACCATACTGAATCGTGAGATCGAGCTGATCACTAAATCCGGAATAAAAAGAACGTGCCTTTTTTCAGCTGAAAAGATCATGATTGGGAAGGAAATGTGCCTCCTGCTGGTGAGCCAGGATATTACGGAGAAGAAGTGCTTGGAAAAGGAAATGGCCCGCCTGGAGCGTCTTGATCTAATCGGTCAGATGGCGGCCGGTATCGGCCATGAGATCCGCAATCCCATGACCACCGTAAGAGGCTATTTGCAGTATATTTCTAAAAAAGACAAGTATGCCGACGAAATAGAGACTTTCCAGCTGATGATTGAAGAGCTGGACCGGGCCAATGAAATCATCACAGAATACTTATCCTTAAGCCAGGACAGGGTGGTCGATTTTAAACGCATCAATTTAAACACCATTATCCAGCATCTCTATCCAATATTGTCCGTTCATACCAAGATGGAGGATAAGAGCATCGAGCTTAATTTAGGTTCCCTGCCTGAATTATATCTGGATAAAAAGGAGCTGTGTCAGCTCATCCTGAATCTGGTCCGCAATGGTCTTGAAGCCATGCCGATCAAAGGCAAGCTCACCATATCTACCTATATACAACAAGGAAATGTTATCCTTGAAGTAGAAGATCAAGGGAGAGGCATACCCAATGAGATAAAAGATAAGGTAGGGACCCCCTTCTTCACCACAAAGCTCAATGGGACCGGCCTCGGTATGGCTATATGCTATAGTATAGCTGAACGGCATAATGCTCTGATTGACCTCCAATCCGGCCCCCAAGGGACGAAGGTCAGAGTGAAGTTTCAGGGTGCGGAGGAGGTTAAGGCTTAA
- a CDS encoding lipid II flippase Amj family protein — translation METILLELMILTLIIHLIDTLSYSVRLNSVKSGQFALSVSLFNLFVLVSRTANMFQAPLIGWIIGESLAAGIDPIDDIRRVIFAATIGTLLGILLIPTFLRLFEVAVKRLETTGSVPLLVIEALQISNVKRMLKRATRPNKTMLERLRYREIPKRLLIINSLVTGIYTVGVLAANYSALLVAEQYRIAAVGSSGMINGLATILLTLFIDPKSAVITDQALRGDRPYGDVKALVILLIAAKLIGTLLGQAIFFPAAKIIASFYGG, via the coding sequence ATGGAAACTATTTTGTTGGAATTGATGATTTTAACCTTGATTATCCACCTTATCGACACCCTTTCCTACTCAGTCCGGCTCAACTCAGTCAAAAGCGGACAATTCGCCTTGTCGGTTTCTTTATTTAACCTGTTTGTGCTTGTTTCCCGGACGGCCAATATGTTTCAGGCTCCCTTAATCGGCTGGATCATTGGGGAAAGCCTTGCCGCAGGAATTGACCCTATCGACGATATCCGCAGGGTAATCTTCGCTGCGACCATAGGAACCTTGTTGGGAATTCTGTTGATTCCAACCTTTCTGCGGCTCTTTGAAGTTGCTGTGAAACGGCTGGAGACAACCGGATCGGTTCCTTTGTTAGTGATTGAAGCCTTGCAAATAAGCAATGTTAAACGTATGCTGAAAAGGGCTACCCGGCCCAATAAAACGATGCTGGAAAGGCTTAGATATCGGGAAATCCCCAAGCGGTTGCTGATCATAAATTCCTTAGTGACAGGAATTTATACAGTGGGGGTTCTTGCCGCGAACTATTCGGCCCTATTAGTTGCTGAACAGTACAGAATTGCGGCTGTAGGTTCTTCGGGGATGATTAATGGTCTCGCCACCATTTTGCTGACCTTATTTATTGACCCGAAATCCGCTGTTATTACGGATCAAGCCTTAAGAGGAGACCGGCCTTACGGTGATGTGAAAGCCCTGGTGATTTTGTTGATCGCCGCTAAGCTCATTGGCACGCTGCTGGGGCAAGCGATTTTTTTTCCGGCGGCTAAGATTATTGCCAGCTTCTACGGGGGATAA
- a CDS encoding metallophosphoesterase, translating into MRTANKGLSRRTFIIGGIGLLSYLYFNVHSLAVKHYTIAIDGLPQEFEGFTILHLTDLHAKKYGERQDKLIELINRQNFDMVAMTGDFIDKDNPDVEPTLALIQGLAAKPIFFVPGNHEWRHDFRIKSSLEEHGVKILDNKNAKLAKGEAQLWIAGVDDPYLHRDKLEQALHGIADAQPKLLLAHAPNIFKPAAASGVELVLVGHTHGGQVRLPLIGAIVAPGQGLFPQYDYGHFTTGSTNMIVNGGLGESTLPLRFCSRPEIVLVKLVSAPQ; encoded by the coding sequence ATGCGAACAGCGAATAAAGGGTTATCCCGCAGAACATTTATCATCGGTGGCATTGGCTTGCTGTCTTACCTGTACTTCAATGTCCATTCCCTGGCCGTAAAACACTATACGATTGCCATTGATGGTTTGCCCCAGGAGTTTGAGGGCTTTACCATTCTTCATTTGACAGATTTGCATGCCAAAAAGTACGGTGAGCGGCAGGATAAGCTTATAGAACTCATCAATCGCCAGAACTTTGATATGGTGGCGATGACCGGTGATTTTATCGATAAAGATAATCCTGATGTGGAGCCCACCTTAGCTCTGATTCAGGGATTGGCAGCCAAGCCCATTTTCTTTGTACCGGGAAATCACGAGTGGCGGCACGATTTCAGAATTAAGTCCAGCTTAGAAGAGCATGGAGTAAAGATTTTAGACAATAAGAACGCTAAATTAGCCAAAGGGGAGGCCCAGCTTTGGATAGCGGGGGTCGATGATCCCTATTTACACAGAGATAAGCTGGAGCAGGCCCTTCATGGCATTGCCGATGCCCAGCCCAAACTGTTATTGGCTCATGCCCCCAATATCTTTAAGCCTGCCGCTGCGTCCGGGGTTGAGTTGGTGTTGGTGGGACATACCCATGGCGGTCAGGTCAGACTGCCTCTGATCGGGGCCATCGTGGCTCCCGGTCAAGGGCTTTTTCCTCAATACGATTATGGTCATTTCACGACGGGCTCCACAAATATGATAGTTAATGGCGGCTTGGGAGAGAGCACTTTGCCCTTGCGATTTTGCAGCCGGCCGGAAATCGTTCTTGTTAAACTGGTTTCCGCTCCTCAATAG
- a CDS encoding SDR family NAD(P)-dependent oxidoreductase has protein sequence MHTKSLWEAVLFPPRALNRSRLEAKLRGKTILITGASSGIGEALAYQLADSECHLILVARTEAKLFQVKQNIEQKKAAVSIFPADLREPEQVKELLNFIEQLPAGLDVFVNNAGLSIKRGIKDSLDRYHDFTRTMAINYLAPVQLALSLIPLLEKNKGQIINISTINVLLLPLPHWAAYQASKAAFDTWFRSAAAELNAMGIATSSVYLPLVRTPMILPTKEYQKLPAMSPKQAGKIVAKLIYTQRSKYRPWWLLPGQFASIVCRGIWECAAPAYLTKRR, from the coding sequence ATGCATACCAAGAGTTTATGGGAAGCTGTTTTATTCCCCCCTCGGGCGCTCAACAGAAGCAGGCTGGAGGCCAAGCTTAGGGGCAAGACAATTCTGATCACCGGCGCCAGTTCCGGCATCGGGGAAGCGCTGGCTTACCAGTTGGCAGATAGTGAGTGTCATTTGATTTTAGTGGCCAGAACAGAGGCCAAGCTCTTCCAGGTCAAGCAGAACATTGAACAGAAAAAGGCTGCAGTAAGCATTTTCCCGGCTGACCTCAGAGAGCCTGAACAGGTGAAAGAATTGCTGAATTTCATTGAGCAGTTGCCCGCTGGTTTGGATGTGTTCGTCAACAACGCCGGTTTATCCATCAAGCGCGGGATTAAGGATTCTTTAGACCGCTATCATGATTTTACCAGAACCATGGCCATCAATTATTTGGCGCCGGTGCAATTAGCCCTCTCCCTTATTCCCCTGCTTGAGAAAAATAAGGGACAGATCATTAACATATCCACCATCAATGTCCTGCTCCTGCCGCTCCCCCATTGGGCCGCCTATCAGGCCTCAAAAGCGGCCTTTGATACCTGGTTCCGCTCGGCGGCTGCGGAGCTGAATGCGATGGGCATTGCCACTTCCTCAGTCTATCTGCCCTTGGTCAGAACTCCCATGATCCTGCCGACCAAGGAATATCAAAAACTGCCGGCCATGAGCCCTAAGCAGGCGGGAAAGATTGTCGCCAAGCTAATTTATACACAAAGATCCAAATACCGGCCCTGGTGGCTGCTGCCCGGGCAGTTTGCCTCGATTGTCTGCAGAGGAATCTGGGAATGTGCCGCTCCTGCTTATTTAACAAAGCGCAGATAG
- a CDS encoding AMP-binding protein, with protein MEAMIKLLYTLFKIGLLSPLGLYSLAVALGKHGINIMALLSLAAKVYGEKIGLIDEKEELTYRELYARSRRIALLLQEKYQLQRGNKVGLICKNHTSLIKALFAVAQSGADIYLLNAEMSSSQFNQLAEQIDFNLVIYDFEASPLLEASVYQKGKLLSYHEHLPALNNLAEQSFPENLQIQPSSSGRLVILTGGTTGKARAAAHQPSLYNYLNPFLTLINRLKLTHYQTAYIATPLYHGYGLAILLVLITLGKKVVIQKGFDQVKACRLIRKHQVEVVTVVPLMIDKMLKQNPEDLQSLACIVSGGAELNPKLTRETTEKLGDVLYNLYGTSEAGLNIIATPQDLSYAANTLGKIIKGVRLKVMDDNKHEVPIGSVGQFCIKNAWSMGNKSGPWLETGDLGYRDHQGYYFLCGRVDDMVVSAGENVYPADLEQVLRNHPHIKEVAVIGISDERFGQRLKGFVVREEGACLTQEELLAWLRPRVARFQLPKEIVFVQQLPYTPLGKIDKQQLRNSMGGDCGD; from the coding sequence ATGGAAGCCATGATTAAATTGCTCTACACTTTGTTTAAAATAGGCTTGCTTTCCCCCTTGGGGCTCTATAGTTTGGCCGTCGCTCTCGGTAAACATGGCATAAATATCATGGCTTTATTGAGTTTGGCGGCCAAGGTATATGGTGAAAAGATCGGGTTAATCGATGAAAAGGAAGAGTTGACCTACCGGGAACTGTATGCCCGGTCCCGCCGCATCGCTTTGCTTTTGCAGGAGAAGTATCAGCTGCAAAGAGGGAATAAGGTAGGGTTGATCTGCAAGAACCATACTTCTTTGATCAAAGCCTTATTCGCTGTTGCCCAATCCGGTGCGGATATCTATTTGCTCAATGCGGAAATGAGCAGCAGTCAATTCAATCAGTTAGCAGAGCAAATTGACTTCAACCTGGTTATCTACGATTTTGAAGCAAGCCCCTTGCTGGAGGCTTCAGTCTATCAAAAAGGTAAGCTTTTGAGCTATCATGAGCATTTGCCGGCGCTCAATAACCTTGCTGAGCAAAGCTTCCCGGAAAATCTGCAAATCCAGCCTTCCTCAAGCGGCAGGCTGGTGATACTGACAGGCGGGACAACGGGAAAGGCCAGGGCAGCGGCTCATCAACCTTCCCTTTACAACTATCTGAACCCCTTCCTGACCTTAATCAACAGGTTGAAGCTTACCCATTATCAGACCGCTTATATAGCCACCCCCCTTTATCATGGCTATGGCCTGGCAATTTTACTGGTGTTGATCACCTTGGGGAAAAAGGTCGTGATTCAAAAGGGCTTTGATCAGGTGAAAGCCTGTCGGCTGATCCGCAAGCATCAGGTTGAAGTAGTGACCGTCGTACCCTTGATGATTGATAAAATGCTGAAGCAAAATCCGGAAGATTTGCAATCCCTGGCCTGCATTGTTTCCGGCGGGGCGGAACTCAATCCTAAGCTTACCCGGGAGACAACGGAGAAGCTGGGGGATGTCCTGTACAATCTGTATGGAACCTCGGAGGCGGGGTTAAATATAATCGCTACCCCCCAGGATTTAAGCTATGCGGCCAATACTCTCGGTAAAATCATCAAAGGTGTTCGGCTCAAGGTAATGGATGATAATAAACATGAAGTCCCCATCGGCAGTGTGGGCCAATTCTGTATTAAGAACGCCTGGTCCATGGGCAATAAAAGCGGGCCGTGGCTGGAAACAGGTGATTTAGGTTATCGGGATCATCAAGGCTACTACTTCTTATGCGGCCGAGTAGATGACATGGTGGTTTCGGCCGGAGAAAATGTTTATCCCGCCGATCTGGAGCAGGTGCTGAGAAATCATCCTCACATCAAAGAGGTGGCGGTCATCGGCATCAGCGATGAAAGATTCGGGCAAAGACTGAAGGGTTTTGTGGTTAGGGAGGAAGGCGCCTGCTTAACCCAGGAGGAGCTTTTGGCATGGCTGCGCCCCCGGGTGGCCCGATTTCAGTTGCCCAAAGAGATAGTCTTTGTCCAGCAACTGCCTTATACACCCTTGGGTAAAATCGATAAGCAGCAGTTAAGGAATAGCATGGGTGGTGATTGTGGTGATTAA
- a CDS encoding DUF5680 domain-containing protein codes for MVIVVIKAELMGALIEVLIKGRIECYVKKSSAYNPYSPGQIYDWDFKLSWGDYLFSDSYRGFNPYSGVEYIYYKERSEPIWSCDYVGYALAGAGVSEKEIYGFLKQGRGKHLLEWAGECTGTLFSDYSYQEGDFGYQTRFRSSSQGVLQTEEIYCRGRLAATQLSAGYWREEAAP; via the coding sequence GTGGTGATTGTGGTGATTAAGGCTGAGCTCATGGGAGCCCTTATAGAAGTTCTCATTAAGGGGCGTATCGAGTGTTATGTTAAGAAAAGCTCCGCATATAATCCCTATAGTCCGGGTCAGATCTATGATTGGGATTTTAAACTCTCCTGGGGGGATTACCTTTTTAGTGATTCATACCGCGGCTTTAATCCTTATAGCGGAGTGGAATATATCTATTATAAGGAGCGGAGTGAACCGATTTGGTCCTGCGATTATGTAGGCTATGCCCTGGCTGGTGCGGGTGTTTCCGAAAAGGAGATCTATGGTTTTTTGAAGCAGGGCAGGGGTAAACATTTATTGGAATGGGCCGGGGAATGCACCGGAACTTTGTTCTCTGACTACTCCTATCAGGAGGGAGATTTTGGTTATCAAACCCGGTTCCGCAGCTCCTCGCAAGGTGTGCTGCAGACCGAGGAAATTTACTGCCGGGGCAGATTAGCGGCAACCCAGCTATCTGCCGGTTATTGGCGGGAGGAGGCTGCACCATGA
- a CDS encoding GNAT family N-acetyltransferase, producing the protein MRHRGTKELETEGLILRRFELTDAEAMFKNWANDGEVTKYLTWPPHENVEVSLEVLKDWVSLYEDEKFYQWAIVLKENGSEPIGSISIVKMDDRIDMVHVGYCIGKRWWGKGVTSEALAELMRFFFAEVQVNRIESRHDPRNPNSGKVMKKCGLLYEGTLKQGDRCNQGICDCSMYGLVAEDYYANHQR; encoded by the coding sequence ATGAGACATAGGGGAACCAAAGAACTGGAAACTGAGGGGCTGATCTTGCGCAGGTTTGAATTAACTGATGCGGAAGCCATGTTTAAGAATTGGGCCAATGATGGGGAAGTAACGAAATATTTGACCTGGCCTCCCCATGAGAATGTGGAAGTTTCCTTAGAAGTGCTGAAAGACTGGGTCAGCCTATATGAAGACGAAAAATTTTATCAATGGGCGATTGTGCTCAAAGAGAATGGCTCCGAGCCTATCGGCAGCATCAGCATTGTCAAAATGGATGACCGCATTGACATGGTTCATGTAGGGTACTGCATCGGTAAACGATGGTGGGGCAAGGGAGTTACCTCCGAAGCCCTTGCTGAATTAATGCGTTTTTTCTTCGCGGAGGTTCAAGTCAATAGGATTGAATCCAGACATGATCCCCGCAATCCTAACTCAGGGAAGGTAATGAAGAAGTGCGGGCTGCTGTATGAAGGGACTCTGAAACAAGGGGACCGGTGCAATCAGGGAATCTGTGATTGCTCAATGTACGGGCTTGTTGCCGAAGATTATTATGCCAATCATCAACGATAA
- a CDS encoding HD domain-containing protein, with protein sequence MYKEKVIEKMKEVFREVPYGIEHTLRVLQNAESIMEGEEYPQEERELVSIVTILHDIGAIEAQRKHGSMEARFQELEGPPVSRKILEEIGYNAAQIDRVCYIVGNHHTPSRIDGLDFQIQWDADLLENLGAMEISKDRVKAEHFIAKNFRTRTGKAMAYERFVREAAMMEDPDQESR encoded by the coding sequence ATGTATAAAGAAAAAGTGATTGAAAAAATGAAAGAAGTATTTAGGGAAGTCCCCTATGGAATTGAGCATACCCTAAGGGTGCTTCAAAATGCGGAAAGCATTATGGAGGGAGAAGAGTACCCGCAAGAGGAAAGAGAGCTTGTCTCCATTGTAACGATACTTCACGATATCGGGGCTATCGAAGCGCAAAGAAAGCACGGTTCAATGGAGGCCCGTTTCCAGGAATTAGAGGGGCCGCCGGTATCCAGAAAGATACTTGAAGAGATAGGATATAATGCTGCCCAAATCGACAGGGTATGTTATATCGTGGGAAACCATCATACACCGTCGAGAATTGACGGCCTGGATTTCCAGATCCAATGGGATGCCGATTTGCTGGAGAACCTCGGAGCCATGGAAATAAGCAAGGATAGGGTAAAAGCAGAGCATTTCATCGCCAAGAATTTCCGCACCAGAACAGGCAAGGCTATGGCTTATGAACGTTTTGTCAGGGAAGCGGCAATGATGGAAGACCCTGACCAGGAAAGCCGTTGA